A genomic window from Paenibacillus sp. FSL K6-0276 includes:
- the addB gene encoding helicase-exonuclease AddAB subunit AddB translates to MSVTFLLGRSGSGKTTKIWESISSSLEKEPLGTPIIILVPEQGSFGAERGLLTVGNVKGSIRAQTLSFSRLAYRVKQETGGSASLPISEEGKKMLIYKIISRRKEELKLFGASADRPGFVDRLNQLHTEMKRCCLESADLEEQLSAMRGAIARSPILECKLDDLQLVFSDLEQEMSRLYIDEEDRLAELAEHIPESSYIRGAEIWVDGFHGFTPQEFIVIRELMQQASKLTVSLTLDRPYPYGDQLNELELFHPTAVTYIKLRGIAEELGIDVWDEVLEPAVLPRFEESPVLAHLERGYDRRIRWKGVDEQVKESISIGAAVSHRAEVEGALREMTRLAREEGAKYGEMAVFMRNIGDYEQLVKPLFQDYGVPFFLDQKVNELHHPLVEFIRSALDVVRRRWRYEDVFRCVKTELLLPLDRSITREDMDVLENYVLACGIQGYRWTDGRSWKGIPSLSMEGGRTMDDELLATMELCRANITGPLFAFEKRIQKSRSGLELCTAVYKLLEETDVARKLENLSVKAMEKGQPEKAREHSQLWGAVLDLLDQIVEMMGNERLEFDVFTGVLETGLAELKMGLVPPALDQVLVGNMDRTRPTGVKYAFLLGFNEGVVPAQFKEDGILSEGERSVLENAGMELAPGASRKLLDERFLIYNALTTGSRKLWISYATADDEGKALLPSEVIRHLHKMFPKVHEQILSALPPAGLPEEVRDSIHLGFIGHPEQSLRALIMQLRQWRQGTEIPELWWDVYNWFAADDIRSLELKRLLSSLFYRNVGTKLKRGTSLRLYGGSTLRGSVSRMEKFVACSFSHFASYGLRLKERQLYKLQAPDIGQLFHAALSDMALRLKQEGRGWGSLSPEECRREASETVERLSPMLQGEILMSSKRYGYISRKLKNIVGRASVILGEHARRGSFEPVGLELDFGPDKDLPPLRITLPNGCVMEVVGRIDRVDMAQGENGILLRVIDYKSSQKDLKLHEVYYGLSLQMLTYLDVLLTYSEQWLGQPALPAGTLYFHVHDPLLTSSNGMNKEQAEQELLKRFKMKGLLTADREVVSLMDTTLDKGYSSIVPVAVKADGSFYSSASVATPEQWGHLLSSVRGTISDIGTRITEGDVAIEPYRIGQETACTFCSFRPVCQFDEAVEGNGYNNLGKPGKDVIWDLLSRKGGTTP, encoded by the coding sequence ATGTCAGTAACCTTTTTACTAGGCCGCTCGGGCAGTGGCAAGACAACAAAAATATGGGAGTCTATCTCTTCTTCATTAGAGAAGGAACCTCTTGGCACGCCGATCATTATTCTTGTACCGGAGCAAGGTTCTTTTGGCGCGGAACGGGGGCTTCTGACCGTAGGGAATGTGAAGGGAAGTATACGAGCTCAGACCCTGAGCTTTTCGCGACTTGCCTATCGAGTGAAGCAGGAAACTGGGGGCAGCGCTAGTCTGCCTATCAGTGAAGAAGGTAAGAAGATGTTAATTTACAAAATCATCAGTCGTCGTAAAGAGGAACTGAAATTGTTCGGTGCCTCTGCAGACAGACCGGGTTTTGTGGATCGGCTGAATCAACTGCACACGGAGATGAAGCGCTGCTGCTTGGAATCCGCTGATTTAGAGGAGCAGTTGTCTGCGATGCGGGGGGCGATTGCGAGAAGTCCTATTCTTGAGTGCAAGCTGGATGATTTGCAGCTTGTATTCAGTGATTTGGAGCAGGAAATGTCACGCCTGTATATCGATGAAGAGGATCGTTTAGCGGAACTGGCTGAGCATATCCCTGAATCCTCCTACATTCGTGGAGCAGAGATATGGGTGGATGGTTTCCATGGATTCACTCCGCAGGAGTTCATAGTTATTCGAGAATTGATGCAACAAGCTTCGAAGCTGACCGTTTCACTTACGCTTGATCGACCCTACCCTTATGGAGATCAGTTGAATGAGCTGGAATTGTTTCACCCAACAGCGGTCACTTACATTAAGCTGCGAGGAATAGCTGAAGAACTGGGCATTGACGTGTGGGATGAGGTTCTGGAGCCTGCTGTTCTTCCGCGTTTTGAAGAAAGTCCTGTTCTTGCTCACCTCGAACGGGGATATGACCGCCGAATTCGCTGGAAAGGTGTAGACGAACAAGTAAAAGAGTCTATATCTATAGGCGCCGCAGTTTCGCACAGAGCAGAAGTGGAGGGAGCGCTGCGCGAAATGACCCGATTGGCACGAGAAGAAGGAGCGAAATATGGCGAAATGGCCGTATTTATGCGCAATATCGGGGATTATGAGCAGCTTGTAAAACCTTTGTTCCAAGATTATGGAGTGCCGTTTTTTCTGGACCAGAAGGTAAATGAGCTGCATCATCCTCTTGTGGAGTTTATTCGCTCTGCACTGGACGTGGTGCGTCGACGCTGGCGCTATGAGGATGTGTTTCGCTGCGTAAAAACGGAGCTTTTACTACCACTGGACCGCAGTATTACTCGCGAGGATATGGATGTCTTGGAGAATTATGTGCTCGCTTGTGGTATTCAAGGATATCGCTGGACGGATGGCCGCTCATGGAAAGGGATTCCTAGCCTTTCGATGGAAGGCGGCAGAACCATGGACGATGAATTGCTTGCTACAATGGAGCTATGCCGGGCGAATATAACGGGTCCGCTTTTTGCATTTGAAAAACGTATCCAGAAGAGTCGCAGTGGTCTGGAACTCTGTACCGCAGTGTATAAGCTGCTTGAAGAGACGGATGTTGCTCGAAAGCTGGAGAATCTCAGCGTTAAGGCTATGGAGAAGGGACAACCTGAGAAGGCCAGGGAACATAGCCAATTGTGGGGCGCGGTACTTGATCTATTGGATCAGATCGTTGAAATGATGGGTAACGAAAGACTTGAATTTGATGTGTTCACCGGAGTTCTAGAGACAGGACTTGCTGAGCTTAAGATGGGACTAGTTCCTCCCGCGTTAGATCAAGTGCTAGTCGGTAACATGGATCGGACTCGTCCAACGGGAGTTAAATACGCTTTTTTACTTGGATTCAATGAGGGTGTTGTTCCCGCGCAGTTTAAGGAAGATGGAATTCTCTCGGAAGGCGAACGCTCCGTGCTTGAGAACGCTGGTATGGAGCTTGCTCCTGGTGCTTCTCGTAAACTGCTGGACGAACGATTTCTGATCTATAATGCGCTAACGACTGGAAGCAGAAAGCTCTGGATTAGCTACGCTACAGCGGATGATGAGGGTAAGGCTCTCCTCCCCTCTGAGGTTATCCGTCATTTGCATAAAATGTTTCCGAAGGTTCATGAGCAAATCTTGTCAGCACTTCCTCCTGCGGGACTACCAGAAGAAGTAAGAGATTCCATTCACTTAGGTTTCATTGGTCATCCAGAACAGAGTCTTCGTGCTTTGATTATGCAGCTACGGCAGTGGCGTCAAGGGACAGAAATACCGGAGCTATGGTGGGATGTGTATAACTGGTTCGCTGCTGATGATATTCGTAGTCTCGAACTGAAACGTCTGCTCAGTTCGTTGTTCTATCGTAACGTGGGAACGAAGCTAAAACGTGGAACAAGCCTCAGATTGTACGGTGGATCGACACTACGCGGTAGTGTGTCCCGGATGGAGAAGTTTGTTGCTTGCTCCTTCTCCCATTTCGCTTCCTACGGACTAAGACTGAAAGAGCGCCAGCTGTATAAGCTGCAAGCACCTGATATTGGACAATTGTTCCATGCCGCATTAAGTGACATGGCTTTAAGATTGAAACAAGAGGGTCGAGGTTGGGGGAGTTTATCACCGGAGGAATGTCGGCGCGAGGCTAGTGAGACGGTAGAACGTCTATCACCGATGCTGCAGGGCGAAATTCTGATGAGCTCCAAACGTTACGGGTACATTTCCCGCAAGCTGAAGAACATCGTCGGACGCGCTTCTGTTATTTTAGGTGAGCATGCCCGCCGCGGCAGCTTTGAGCCAGTAGGGTTAGAACTGGATTTTGGACCAGATAAGGATTTGCCTCCTTTAAGAATCACGCTGCCAAATGGTTGTGTGATGGAGGTCGTTGGCCGGATTGACCGTGTAGACATGGCCCAAGGAGAGAACGGCATTCTTCTGCGAGTGATTGATTATAAATCGAGCCAAAAGGACCTCAAACTGCATGAGGTGTACTATGGATTATCGCTACAAATGCTGACCTATTTGGATGTGTTGCTTACGTACTCCGAGCAATGGCTCGGGCAGCCAGCACTTCCGGCAGGGACGCTTTATTTCCACGTGCATGATCCGTTGTTAACCTCATCCAATGGGATGAACAAGGAGCAGGCAGAGCAAGAATTGCTGAAACGCTTCAAAATGAAGGGATTGCTTACGGCAGATCGTGAGGTTGTCTCCCTGATGGATACCACTTTAGACAAAGGGTATTCTTCTATCGTGCCTGTAGCAGTAAAAGCTGATGGCAGCTTTTATAGTAGTGCTTCTGTAGCTACACCAGAGCAGTGGGGCCATCTACTGTCTTCCGTTCGGGGGACGATCTCGGATATCGGGACACGCATTACAGAAGGTGATGTGGCGATTGAGCCGTACCGGATTGGGCAAGAGACAGCATGCACGTTCTGTTCCTTTAGACCCGTCTGCCAGTTCGATGAAGCTGTGGAAGGCAACGGCTACAACAATCTGGGTAAGCCAGGGAAGGACGTCATTTGGGACCTGCTATCCCGTAAAGGAGGAACTACACCGTGA
- a CDS encoding energy-coupling factor transporter transmembrane component T produces the protein MKATMLTFTKQDSPIHRLTGATKLILFIVWSVTGMITYDTRCLTVMLLFSLIAFRISKVQFQDYAFVLYFILIFFVLNHIAIFIFSPLEGVKVYGSRHDVVHLVGRYTVTWEQLFYQLNIALKYAVVIPMALLFLLTTNPSEFAASLNRIGVNYKIAYSVSLALRYIPDIGRDYENISFSAQARGIDISRKERLPKRLKNIISILMPLILTSIERIENISTAMELRGFGTKTKRTWYSSRPFARNDYIALALFALIAISSTVITFYDGSRFYNIFD, from the coding sequence ATGAAAGCCACAATGTTAACTTTTACGAAGCAAGATTCACCTATTCACCGTCTTACTGGCGCCACTAAGCTGATTTTATTTATCGTGTGGTCTGTGACGGGGATGATTACATATGATACAAGATGTCTAACAGTGATGCTGCTATTTAGTTTGATTGCCTTTAGAATTTCTAAAGTCCAATTTCAGGATTATGCCTTCGTACTATATTTCATCTTAATCTTCTTCGTGCTTAATCATATAGCCATCTTTATCTTTTCTCCATTGGAAGGTGTGAAGGTCTACGGTTCACGTCACGATGTTGTTCATCTTGTAGGTCGGTATACAGTTACATGGGAGCAGCTATTCTATCAATTAAATATTGCACTTAAATATGCAGTGGTCATTCCTATGGCACTATTGTTCCTTCTAACGACAAATCCCAGTGAATTCGCAGCGTCCTTAAACCGGATTGGCGTGAATTATAAAATTGCATATTCTGTATCGCTTGCTCTGCGGTACATTCCGGATATTGGGCGAGATTATGAGAACATTTCGTTCTCTGCTCAGGCACGAGGAATAGACATCTCTCGAAAAGAAAGGCTGCCTAAGCGGCTTAAAAATATTATTTCAATTCTAATGCCCTTGATTCTGACTAGCATTGAGCGAATTGAGAATATTAGTACGGCTATGGAGTTACGCGGCTTTGGAACTAAGACCAAACGGACTTGGTACAGCAGTCGTCCGTTCGCAAGAAACGATTATATTGCGTTGGCCTTATTCGCCCTAATCGCGATATCTTCGACGGTCATAACGTTTTACGATGGATCGCGGTTTTATAATATTTTCGATTGA
- the addA gene encoding helicase-exonuclease AddAB subunit AddA: protein MSIKAEIEAKPEGSIWSDDQWRAIAESGDDILVAAAAGSGKTAVLVERIIRKISKEENGFSVDRLLVATFTKAAAAEMRQRIREALDRELEENGENDHLRRQLSLLGKASITTLHSFCLEVIRRYYQIIPIDPGFRILNEHEAEMMRQELLEELLEEKYGEVGEDDADSVFVQLADWFSGERSDDAVHALIQRLHDYARSHPWPEQWLRDTAADFSLPDTDSLGRTPWVLSILEEAKLTLAGAASQLIQGREIALQPGGPAPYAENLTADLEMVNALQDAVNEPPWAELYDIFMEVYFGKLKACKKDSTDPGLQEMVKDLRDSVKKSILDLQKALFGRPAEVFLKELNEAAPLMVELAETVIAFGERYRIEKAGRGLVDFSDLEHYCLKILRHPDSAPGHSLPSDAAMEYRAQFDEVLLDEYQDTNSVQEEIVRLISRETPGNRFMVGDMKQSIYRFRLAEPGLFLDKYRSFGSKNVDGSEASEQGDLADPSEIPNEISGGSVIDLARNFRSRMEVVNAVNMIFRQIMNETVAEINYDERAELVYGANFPGAAEKGPDTFFAPELLLIDRGTVAGKSEETSEDGDTPLQEIEAIESETAQLEARAIARRISQMTGMNGGSPLLIYDKGLKIMRPVIYGDIVILLRSARIWTPLIIEELRMEGIPAYGDLNKGYFEATEVEIALSLLKIVDNPQQDIPLAGVLRSPVVGLTAEELATVRMCSHGSFYSAVQMAADMQDVKEAEEEYDLFSEHVIESASTAEKNDSSDKDTPQISPGLKHKLKLFLEQLESWRNAARQGSLSDLIWRIYGESGYLEWVGGLPGGSQRQNNLKALYDRAVQFENDTSARGLFRFLVFVSRLRENGGDLGVAGGGGEEGNGVRIMTIHKSKGLEFPVVFVAGMAKQFNRQDLHSPFLMHKELGFGPRFVERETRVSYPTLPYLAINRRTRLELLAEEMRVLYVALTRPRDKMILVGTVRDLPRKIASWSSVQNRDELLLADHLLARGRSYLDWVGPALIRHPAAAILRKLGGSEGTVSTVLHSDVSNWSISVQNASELNSGAFLPSDNIEDKAEERQAVLEALQKGEAVTVYGTETSEEISRILEWNYRYAAASGIPAKTSVTELKALLSLQEQPSFDLLEEANPITSTENNKRPNVAGAESLHLRRPKFMEKRSLTPAERGTAYHTVMQHIPLEGSVDPKVVEETLARLQRVAILTAEQVEAVVPDQIEAFYTNELGRRLINSTWKLREMPFSYMVPAGEAYRGLEYMNEAVSELAPENNNEGFSEAVLIQGVIDCLFREEGRIILLDYKTDSVLEHQGGLEALKEKYRFQLELYSKALHDILGEPISEIWLYFFDGGHAVKL from the coding sequence GTGAGTATAAAGGCTGAAATAGAAGCGAAACCGGAAGGAAGCATATGGAGTGATGATCAGTGGCGCGCCATTGCTGAGAGCGGTGATGACATCCTCGTAGCCGCGGCAGCAGGTTCCGGTAAGACGGCAGTGCTGGTAGAACGGATTATTCGAAAGATTAGTAAGGAAGAGAATGGCTTTAGCGTAGACAGATTACTGGTAGCTACGTTCACCAAAGCTGCTGCTGCGGAGATGCGCCAGCGGATCAGGGAAGCACTCGATCGGGAGCTGGAGGAGAATGGGGAGAATGATCATTTGCGCCGTCAGCTGTCGCTGCTTGGCAAAGCTTCGATTACAACACTACACTCCTTCTGTCTGGAAGTGATCCGGCGTTATTATCAGATTATCCCTATTGATCCCGGTTTCCGCATATTAAATGAGCATGAAGCAGAGATGATGCGGCAGGAGCTGCTAGAAGAACTGCTGGAGGAAAAATACGGTGAAGTGGGTGAAGATGACGCGGATAGCGTATTTGTACAGCTTGCTGATTGGTTCAGTGGTGAACGCAGTGATGATGCGGTACATGCGCTCATACAGCGACTGCATGATTATGCACGTAGCCATCCTTGGCCAGAGCAGTGGCTTCGTGATACCGCAGCTGATTTCTCATTACCAGACACTGACAGCTTGGGCCGAACACCATGGGTGCTAAGTATTCTTGAAGAAGCGAAGCTGACACTTGCGGGTGCAGCTAGCCAGCTTATTCAAGGTAGGGAGATAGCGCTACAGCCGGGTGGTCCGGCACCTTATGCCGAGAATTTGACGGCTGATCTTGAGATGGTAAATGCATTGCAGGATGCCGTAAACGAACCGCCTTGGGCAGAACTATATGATATTTTCATGGAAGTATACTTTGGAAAACTAAAGGCTTGTAAGAAGGATTCGACAGATCCTGGATTGCAGGAGATGGTTAAAGATCTGCGCGACAGTGTAAAGAAGAGTATTTTGGATCTTCAGAAGGCATTGTTTGGCCGTCCAGCTGAGGTCTTTTTGAAAGAGCTGAACGAAGCTGCACCACTGATGGTAGAGCTTGCTGAGACAGTAATAGCGTTCGGTGAACGTTATCGAATCGAAAAAGCAGGCCGGGGTTTAGTCGACTTCAGTGATTTGGAGCATTATTGTCTGAAGATTTTACGTCATCCGGATTCTGCACCGGGTCATTCCCTACCTTCTGATGCAGCCATGGAATACCGTGCTCAATTTGATGAGGTTCTGCTAGATGAGTATCAGGATACGAATAGTGTGCAGGAAGAGATTGTGCGGCTAATATCCCGTGAAACACCGGGCAACCGATTTATGGTCGGGGATATGAAGCAGAGTATTTATCGGTTCCGTTTGGCGGAGCCGGGGCTATTCCTAGATAAATATCGTAGCTTTGGCTCGAAGAATGTAGATGGTAGTGAGGCTTCTGAACAAGGCGATTTGGCTGATCCATCTGAGATTCCTAATGAGATCTCTGGTGGTTCGGTCATCGATTTGGCCCGTAATTTCCGCAGCCGCATGGAAGTTGTGAATGCAGTGAATATGATCTTCCGGCAGATCATGAATGAGACGGTAGCGGAGATTAATTATGACGAACGTGCTGAGCTTGTTTATGGTGCGAATTTCCCGGGTGCAGCAGAGAAGGGGCCAGATACTTTTTTTGCACCAGAGCTATTATTGATCGATCGTGGTACGGTAGCAGGCAAGTCAGAAGAAACTTCCGAAGACGGTGATACGCCCCTTCAGGAAATTGAAGCTATCGAGAGTGAGACAGCGCAGCTAGAAGCACGGGCCATTGCCCGGCGCATTTCGCAAATGACCGGCATGAATGGCGGATCGCCGCTGCTTATTTATGATAAAGGGCTCAAGATTATGCGTCCGGTTATTTACGGTGATATCGTGATTCTGCTTCGCTCGGCCAGAATATGGACACCATTAATCATCGAAGAGCTTCGGATGGAGGGAATCCCTGCTTACGGAGATCTGAATAAAGGATATTTTGAAGCTACAGAAGTAGAAATTGCACTCTCACTCTTAAAAATAGTCGATAATCCTCAGCAGGATATTCCGCTGGCTGGGGTACTTCGTTCACCTGTGGTCGGATTAACTGCAGAAGAATTGGCTACGGTTCGGATGTGCAGCCATGGTTCTTTCTATAGTGCCGTACAGATGGCAGCAGACATGCAAGATGTAAAAGAGGCTGAGGAAGAGTATGACCTCTTCTCCGAGCATGTGATTGAATCAGCAAGCACTGCTGAAAAGAATGATTCTTCTGATAAAGACACACCACAAATCAGCCCAGGGCTGAAGCATAAGCTTAAGCTTTTCCTAGAACAGCTGGAGAGCTGGAGAAATGCGGCTAGACAAGGTAGTCTCAGTGACCTTATCTGGCGTATTTATGGAGAAAGTGGTTATTTGGAATGGGTTGGAGGACTGCCTGGAGGCTCGCAGCGCCAGAACAATCTTAAAGCCTTGTACGACAGGGCTGTTCAGTTTGAGAATGATACTTCGGCACGCGGATTATTCCGTTTTCTAGTGTTCGTTTCAAGGCTTCGTGAGAATGGTGGGGATCTTGGCGTAGCTGGTGGTGGCGGTGAAGAAGGTAATGGGGTCAGAATCATGACCATCCATAAATCCAAAGGCTTGGAGTTCCCTGTTGTTTTTGTAGCTGGGATGGCAAAGCAGTTCAATAGACAAGATTTACATTCTCCTTTCCTTATGCATAAAGAGCTGGGCTTTGGGCCACGTTTTGTGGAACGGGAGACACGGGTTAGCTACCCAACTCTTCCTTATCTGGCTATTAATCGTCGTACACGACTTGAATTATTGGCTGAGGAAATGCGTGTATTATATGTAGCTTTAACTCGTCCGAGAGATAAGATGATTCTAGTAGGTACCGTAAGAGATTTGCCACGCAAAATCGCTAGCTGGAGCAGTGTGCAGAATCGGGACGAGCTGCTGCTTGCTGACCATCTGCTAGCCCGAGGACGTAGCTATCTGGACTGGGTTGGACCAGCATTGATCCGGCATCCCGCTGCGGCTATTCTTCGTAAGCTGGGAGGATCAGAAGGTACCGTCTCGACAGTTCTGCACAGCGATGTCTCGAACTGGAGCATTAGTGTGCAGAATGCCTCAGAACTTAATTCCGGGGCGTTCCTTCCATCGGATAACATAGAAGACAAGGCAGAAGAGCGGCAGGCTGTACTCGAAGCGCTGCAAAAAGGTGAAGCCGTAACTGTCTATGGAACAGAGACTAGCGAAGAAATCTCTAGAATACTGGAATGGAATTATCGGTATGCAGCTGCCTCTGGTATTCCGGCTAAAACATCGGTTACGGAGTTAAAAGCTTTGCTGTCGTTGCAGGAGCAGCCTTCTTTTGATCTGCTAGAGGAAGCCAATCCTATCACCTCAACAGAAAACAATAAACGTCCAAATGTGGCGGGAGCGGAAAGTCTTCATTTGCGGCGTCCGAAATTTATGGAGAAACGGAGTCTAACCCCAGCGGAGCGCGGGACAGCTTACCATACGGTCATGCAGCATATTCCGCTTGAGGGTTCAGTTGATCCTAAGGTTGTGGAAGAAACATTAGCTCGCTTGCAGAGAGTGGCTATTCTAACTGCTGAGCAGGTGGAGGCGGTGGTTCCCGATCAGATAGAGGCTTTTTATACGAATGAACTTGGACGTAGATTAATAAATTCTACTTGGAAGCTTAGAGAAATGCCGTTCAGTTATATGGTTCCCGCTGGTGAGGCTTATCGGGGGCTTGAGTATATGAATGAAGCCGTCTCGGAGCTAGCCCCTGAGAATAATAATGAAGGATTTAGTGAGGCTGTGCTGATCCAAGGGGTAATTGACTGTCTTTTTCGTGAAGAGGGTCGAATTATTCTGCTAGATTATAAGACGGACTCAGTATTAGAACATCAGGGCGGGTTAGAAGCACTTAAGGAAAAATATCGTTTTCAGCTAGAGCTATACAGCAAGGCATTACATGATATTTTGGGAGAACCGATCAGCGAGATTTGGCTGTACTTTTTTGACGGCGGACATGCTGTGAAATTATAA
- a CDS encoding Na/Pi symporter — protein MFRDLLFPIIYGLIIFLAGMKLMETALSKLAGPLMTRSLNKATSTPIKGMIASSLLSALLQSSTAVTVLTIGMVNAGLLTYARTLGIILGSNIGTTLTTELIGLQINSMASPLLAASLSLWAAAVIAGELPHTSRAAALCRKISEPLQFISLAVAGFALVLWGIAVMQSIGGTLQESGLFLWFLNHATTSVLWGLAAGACLTALLHSSAAVIAMAMSIAASGAMPPELGIAIVLGANVGTCVTAVIASIGGSSSGVFVAWSHVALNVGGALLFLPLIGPLQATAAWIGGGPASQIAHAQTIFNVICSLIALPLCYLPVWSRLEKRLQS, from the coding sequence ATGTTCCGTGATTTGCTGTTCCCTATCATATATGGTCTTATTATCTTTCTGGCTGGCATGAAGCTAATGGAAACAGCTTTGTCCAAGCTCGCGGGCCCTCTGATGACTAGGAGCCTGAATAAGGCTACCTCTACGCCAATCAAAGGAATGATTGCCAGTAGCCTACTGTCAGCCCTGCTTCAGAGCAGCACGGCAGTAACTGTGTTGACGATCGGTATGGTGAATGCCGGCCTGCTCACCTATGCTCGTACACTAGGCATTATCTTAGGTAGCAACATCGGTACCACATTGACCACAGAACTGATCGGACTTCAGATCAATTCCATGGCCTCCCCACTGCTGGCTGCCTCGCTGAGTCTGTGGGCAGCAGCGGTTATAGCAGGCGAGTTACCGCATACGTCACGGGCGGCAGCACTGTGCCGGAAAATATCAGAGCCGCTGCAATTCATCAGTCTGGCTGTAGCAGGATTCGCCCTAGTCTTATGGGGAATCGCAGTCATGCAATCTATCGGCGGGACACTTCAGGAGAGCGGCCTATTCCTCTGGTTCCTGAATCATGCCACTACAAGTGTCCTATGGGGGCTCGCCGCTGGCGCCTGCCTAACAGCCCTGCTACATAGCAGCGCTGCGGTCATTGCCATGGCTATGAGCATTGCTGCCTCGGGTGCCATGCCGCCAGAGCTCGGTATAGCTATCGTGCTCGGTGCCAACGTCGGCACCTGCGTCACGGCAGTCATCGCTTCCATCGGCGGCTCGTCTTCTGGCGTCTTCGTCGCTTGGTCGCATGTTGCGCTCAATGTAGGCGGTGCACTACTGTTCCTACCTCTTATCGGTCCCCTACAAGCAACTGCTGCATGGATTGGCGGAGGACCCGCCTCACAAATCGCCCATGCCCAGACTATTTTCAATGTGATCTGCTCGCTAATCGCACTGCCATTATGTTACCTGCCTGTATGGTCAAGACTGGAGAAACGTCTTCAATCGTAA
- a CDS encoding class I SAM-dependent rRNA methyltransferase, whose protein sequence is MASVILERNRKKRLEQGHPWVYAGEVASVEGNPEAGGLVDVLNHQGRFLAVGYYNPASQIRVRIVSQGPLAIMDTAFFAERFANCLQHRDRFLPGADAYRLVYGEADFLPGLIVDRFGDILVVQLLTLGMDKRRAEIVEALVQVMAPRGIYERSDVSVRELEGLEQTTGVLYGECPRHVTVSENGLKLVVDIEEGQKTGYFFDQRENRASIAPLMKGWGGRSGITLQEIEAEDGSLQTLPVNKSGKHVTFPYWDGATVLECFSHTGSFTLHACKYGAKKVTCLDVSAHAIESAKVNVELNGFSDRVEFVVDDAFAYLRNQVKGVEERSERATVAGGIDSAAAATNPKSGSKAAKTDTSKPMTAGGGRTWDVVILDPPAFAKTKSAVAGACRGYKDINLHGMKLVNEGGYLVTASCSYHMQPDLFLETIADAAKDAGKVLRLIEWRAAGKDHPQILGVNEGHYLKFAIFEVRSKK, encoded by the coding sequence TTGGCATCGGTTATTTTAGAACGCAATCGCAAAAAAAGACTGGAACAGGGCCATCCATGGGTCTACGCAGGTGAAGTTGCATCAGTAGAAGGTAACCCAGAAGCAGGGGGATTAGTTGATGTCCTTAATCATCAAGGTCGGTTTCTGGCCGTGGGATATTACAATCCAGCATCACAAATCCGGGTAAGAATTGTATCGCAGGGACCACTGGCGATCATGGATACAGCTTTTTTCGCAGAACGGTTTGCGAATTGTCTGCAACATAGAGATCGATTCCTTCCTGGTGCCGATGCTTATCGTTTGGTTTATGGTGAAGCTGACTTTTTGCCAGGCCTTATTGTGGATCGGTTCGGAGATATTCTGGTTGTGCAGCTACTTACACTCGGAATGGACAAGCGGCGTGCGGAGATCGTTGAAGCGCTTGTACAGGTTATGGCACCGCGTGGAATTTATGAGCGCAGTGATGTTAGCGTGCGCGAGCTTGAGGGTCTAGAACAGACGACTGGCGTGTTGTACGGGGAATGCCCACGGCATGTTACTGTAAGTGAGAATGGCCTGAAGCTGGTGGTAGATATCGAAGAGGGCCAGAAGACAGGATACTTCTTTGACCAACGTGAGAATAGAGCTTCTATTGCTCCACTCATGAAGGGCTGGGGTGGACGAAGCGGCATTACGCTACAAGAAATCGAAGCAGAAGATGGTTCGTTACAGACTTTGCCGGTAAATAAGAGTGGTAAACACGTAACTTTCCCTTATTGGGATGGTGCAACAGTGCTGGAATGCTTCTCGCACACAGGCAGCTTCACTCTGCATGCTTGCAAGTATGGCGCGAAAAAAGTAACCTGCCTTGACGTTTCCGCTCATGCTATAGAGAGTGCAAAAGTTAATGTGGAGCTAAACGGCTTTAGTGATCGCGTTGAATTCGTAGTGGATGATGCTTTTGCTTATCTGCGCAATCAGGTCAAAGGGGTAGAGGAACGTTCCGAGCGGGCGACGGTTGCTGGTGGCATAGATTCGGCAGCGGCGGCTACAAATCCTAAATCCGGAAGCAAAGCTGCCAAAACCGACACCTCCAAGCCGATGACAGCAGGTGGAGGTAGAACTTGGGATGTCGTTATCCTAGACCCTCCAGCGTTTGCAAAAACCAAAAGTGCAGTAGCAGGAGCTTGCCGTGGTTATAAAGACATCAATCTACACGGCATGAAGCTGGTGAACGAAGGCGGATATTTAGTTACCGCAAGTTGTTCGTACCACATGCAGCCTGACCTGTTCCTCGAAACTATTGCCGATGCAGCTAAAGATGCAGGCAAGGTGTTGAGACTTATCGAATGGCGGGCCGCAGGCAAAGATCATCCGCAGATTCTCGGCGTTAACGAAGGACACTACCTGAAGTTCGCGATTTTTGAAGTGCGGAGTAAGAAGTAA